One Rhineura floridana isolate rRhiFlo1 chromosome 14, rRhiFlo1.hap2, whole genome shotgun sequence genomic region harbors:
- the SORD gene encoding sorbitol dehydrogenase — translation MAAGADNTNLSVVVHKAGDLRLENRPMPEPGPNEVLLKMHSVGICGSDVHYWTHGQIGDFVVKKPMVLGHEASGTVVKVGSSVTKLKKGDRVAIEPGVPREIDEFCKTGRYNLSPTIFFCATPPDDGNLCRYYKHDANFCYKLPDNVTFEEGALIEPLSVGIHACRRAGVTLGSKVFICGAGPVGLVTLLIAKVMGASQVVITDLSAPRLEKSKEIGADFTVQVKSESPKEVAHMVEDALGCMPDITVECTGAQASIQTGIYATRSGGTLVLVGLGSEMVTLPILNAAVREVDIRGIFRYCNTWPIAIAMLASKKVNVQPLVTHRFPLEKAVEAFEATQKGVGIKIMLKCDPNDQNP, via the exons GAAAATCGACCAATGCCTGAACCAGGTCCCAATG AAGTGCTTTTGAAGATGCATTCTGTTGGGATTTGCGGCTCTGATGTCCACTATTGGACACATGGACAAATTGGGGATTTTGTTGTAAAGAAACCAATGGTGCTGGGCCATGAGGCTTCAGGAACAGTTGTCAAAGTGGGGTCCTCAGTGACCAAATTAAAGAAAG GTGATAGAGTGGCTATTGAGCCTGGGGTTCCTCGAGAAATAGATGAATTCTGCAAAACTGGGCGATATAACTTGTCTCCGACTATCTTCTTCTGTGCAACCCCTCCTGATGATGGGAACCTGTGCCGCTATTACAAGCATGATGCCAACTTCTGCTACAA ACTTCCAGATAATGTAACGTTTGAGGAAGGTGCCCTTATTGAACCCCTTTCTGTGGGAATCCATGCCTGCAGAAGGGCCGGAGTGACTCTGGGAAGCAAAGTCTTCATATGTGGTGCTG GACCTGTCGGGCTTGTGACCTTGCTTATTGCTAAGGTAATGGGGGCCTCACAAGTGGTGATAACCG ATTTATCTGCTCCCCGCCTTGAAAAGTCTAAAGAAATTGGGGCTGATTTCACTGTCCAGGTAAAGAGTGAGAGCCCCAAGGAGGTGGCCCACATGGTGGAAGATGCTCTTGGCTGCATGCCTGACATTACCGTGGAGTGCACTGGGGCCCAGGCCTCTATCCAGACTGGTATATAT GCGACTCGTTCTGGAGGGACCCTGGTTTTAGTGGGACTGGGGTCTGAGATGGTCACATTGCCTATTCTGAATGCTGCTGTACGGGAGGTGGACATCCGAGGAATATTTCGATATTGCAATAC GTGGCCAATAGCAATTGCTATGCTTGCATCGAAGAAAGTGAATGTCCAACCATTGGTGACACATCGCTTTCCTTTGGAAAAGGCTGTGGAGGCTTTTGAGGCAACCCAAAAGGGTGTTGGGATAAAAATTATGCTGAAGTGTGATCCCAACGACCAGAATCCCTGA